GGCCCAGGACTTGGCCGACTTCAGATTGCGTGAAGAAATCGCCGCGACCTCAAGCTCGCTGCTCTTCAGCATGCCCGGTATGACCTTGGCCACGCCGATGTTGGCCGTGGAAATGATGCCCCATTTCACCTTTTGCATGCGTGCTCGTCCCTTGTTGCCCGCACCCTTATGGCCGAACCGCGCAAAAAGGTTAAGCGTCGCTTCTTACGTTCGGGGTGGCGCAACGCACCTTGACGCTCGGCCCCCGCCCGCGCTTAGCTTGTCCGATCAGGGTGCCGCTGTTCCGGCGCCCCAAGAAGCAATGAAGATACAGGGAGTTACAAATCATGACATTCAAGACAACCGTGCTGGCCGCCGCCGGGTTCATCGCCATTGCCGCTTCTTCGGCCCAGGCGGGCGATGCTGAAAGCTGCAAGGCCGTCCGTTTCGCCGACGTGGGCTGGACCGACATCCAGGTCATCACCGGCATCGCCTCGACGCTGTTCGACGCGCTCGGCTACCAGTCCGAAGTGAAGACCCTCTCGGTCCCGGTCACCTACGCCTCCATGAAGAACAAAGACATCGACGTGTTCCTCGGCAACTGGATGCCCTCCATGACTGCCGATGTGAAACCCTACTTCGACGACAAGTCGGTGGAACAACTCCAGCCTGCCAACCTGGAAGGCGCGGGCTATGGCATCGTCGTTCCGCAATACGTGGCTGATGCCGGCATCAAGTCGATCGCCGATCTCGCTGCCAACAAGGACAAGTTCTCCGGCAAGTTCTACGGCATTGAATCCGGCAACGACGGCAACCGCATCATCTCCACCATCATCGGCGACGCCAAGAACAACCTCGCCGGCTGGGAACTGGTGGAAAGCTCGGAAGCCGGAATGCTGACGGAAGCCGAGAAGGCCATGAAGAACAACGAATGGATCCTCTTCCTCGGCTGGACGCCGCATCCGGTGATGGGTGAAATGAAGATCGCCTATCTTGACGGCGTCGCCGACTATGGCTTCGGCCCCGCCACGGTCTATACCAACGTGCGCGCAGGATATGTGGGCGAATGCCCCAACGCCGGCAAGCTCGTGTCCAACCTCCGCTTCAACCTGAAGATGGAAGGCGAGATGATGGCGCCCGTGCTCAAGGACGGCAAGGACCCCAAGGAAGTCGCCCTCGAATGGATCAAGGCCAATCCCGATTCCATCAACTCCTGGCTTGATGGCGTGACCACCTTTGACGGTGGCGATGCCAAGGCTGCGGCGCAGGCCGTCCTGAAGTAATCGTACGCACAAGGCGCGCGGGAGACATGTCTCCCGCGCCACTTTTCTTTCCGTCCGGCTGGGCACGACTCCAAAGGAGCAAGGGGCGCCGCGATGAATGATCCTGTTTCACTCTGGATTGCCGACAAGGCCAACAAGATTCCTGTTGGACCGTGGGGCAAGAACCTCATTGATTTTATCGTGACGTGGTTTGAATGGTTGTTTGATGGCTTGAAGAACGGCCTCAACGCCCTCGTCGAAGGCACGACATGGATCCTCTTGCAGTGCCCACCGATCCTTCTCGCAATCCTGCTCACGGCGGCCGCCTACTTCCTGCAGAAAAAGAAATGGCTCGCCGCGGGCGTGCTGCTCGGATTTCTCTTCATCCTCAATCAGGGACTCTGGAAAGAGACGGTGCAGACGCTCGTGCTCGTGCTCTATGCTACGGCGCTCTCCATGGCGATCGGCGTGCCGCTCGGCATCTGGGCCGCCCACAAGCCACGGGTATGGCAATCCCTGCAGCCGGTCATGGACCTGATGCAGACCATGCCCACCTTCGTCTATCTCATTCCCATCCTCATCCTCTTCGGACTGGGTGCGGCGCCGGCACTGATCGTGACGATCATCTTCGCCATGCCCGCCCCGGTGCGCATGACCTACCTCGGCATCACTTCGATACCCAAGCCCATGATCGAAGCCGGTGAAAGTTTTGGCGCCACGAAGCGGCAGCTGCTGTGGAAGGTCGAACTGCCCGCCGCCCTGCCGACCATCATGGCGGGCCTCACGCAGTGCATCATGCTCTCGCTGTCCATGGTGGTGATCGCGACCCTGATCGGCGCGCCGTCGCTGGGCAACCCTGTCAACCGCGCCCTCAACAACCGCAACATTCCCTTGGGCATTGAGGCGGGTCTGGCAATCGTCGTTCTTGCGATCATCCTGGACCGTGTGCTGGCCGTGAAGTCGGGAGGCCGGAAATGACCACGGCTGTTGAATTCAAGAAGGTCGACATCATCTTCGGTGACAAGACGCAAACCGCACTGAAGATGCTGGACGACGGCAAGAGCCGCTCCGACATCCTCTCGGCCACGGGCTCGGTCCTGGGCGCGGCGGATGCCAGCCTGGCCGTGAGGGAGGGCGAAATCAGCGTCCTCATGGGGCTATCGGGTTCAGGCAAATCCACCCTGCTGCGGGCCGTCAACGGCTTGAACAAGGTGACGCGCGGTGAAGTGCTGGTGCGTCATAACGGCAAGATGGTCGACGTCGTCTCCTGCAAACCGGAGGAGCTGCGCGAGATCCGCCAGCATGCGGTTGCCATGGTCTTCCAGCAGTTTGCCCTGCTGCCCTGGCGCACGGTGGCGGAAAATGCCGGCTTCGGTTTGGAACTCGCAGGTGTTCCCGACGAAGAGCGCAAAACCCGCGTGGACCGTCAGTTGAAGCTCGTGGGCCTCGACAACTGGTCGGGAAAATATGTCCACGAATTGTCGGGCGGCATGCAGCAGCGTGTGGGACTTGCCCGCGCCTTTGCAACGGAAGCCCCCATTCTCCTC
The nucleotide sequence above comes from Hyphomicrobiales bacterium. Encoded proteins:
- the choW gene encoding choline ABC transporter permease subunit, coding for MNDPVSLWIADKANKIPVGPWGKNLIDFIVTWFEWLFDGLKNGLNALVEGTTWILLQCPPILLAILLTAAAYFLQKKKWLAAGVLLGFLFILNQGLWKETVQTLVLVLYATALSMAIGVPLGIWAAHKPRVWQSLQPVMDLMQTMPTFVYLIPILILFGLGAAPALIVTIIFAMPAPVRMTYLGITSIPKPMIEAGESFGATKRQLLWKVELPAALPTIMAGLTQCIMLSLSMVVIATLIGAPSLGNPVNRALNNRNIPLGIEAGLAIVVLAIILDRVLAVKSGGRK
- the choX gene encoding choline ABC transporter substrate-binding protein; amino-acid sequence: MTFKTTVLAAAGFIAIAASSAQAGDAESCKAVRFADVGWTDIQVITGIASTLFDALGYQSEVKTLSVPVTYASMKNKDIDVFLGNWMPSMTADVKPYFDDKSVEQLQPANLEGAGYGIVVPQYVADAGIKSIADLAANKDKFSGKFYGIESGNDGNRIISTIIGDAKNNLAGWELVESSEAGMLTEAEKAMKNNEWILFLGWTPHPVMGEMKIAYLDGVADYGFGPATVYTNVRAGYVGECPNAGKLVSNLRFNLKMEGEMMAPVLKDGKDPKEVALEWIKANPDSINSWLDGVTTFDGGDAKAAAQAVLK